From the bacterium genome, the window ACGGGTTTATCCATGCACCTTTCTCGAAAGGTGTGGGATTTATTATTTCGCTTTTCACCGCACCACAGATGCAATCTGGAACATAGGGAGGTACATAGATATAAGCAGTGTTCCAATCACTCCACCAAGGAATACTATGGTAATGGGTTCTATTAGTGATGTAAGTCCTGTAACTGCAGAATCTACTTCTTCATCATAGAAATCAGCTACTTTTTCTAACATTTCACCGAGGCTTCCACTTTCTTCCCCTACCCTAACAAGGTCGGTAACAAGCGGTGGGAACACTCTACTTTCCTTAAGTGGTTCAAAGATACTTTTGCCACCTGATATACTCTCTCTTGCTTTAAGGACAGCATTTTCTATAACCTTATTACCTGAAGTATTAGCTGTAATTTCAAGTCCTGCAAGCACAGGTACACCTGAAGTTGTAAGTGTGGATAAGGTTCTTGAAAACCTTGATATAGCAGTTTTACTCACAAGTGGTCCAAATAATGGTAAGCCGAGTTTAAGTGCATCAAATTTAAGCCTACCAGCTTCAGACCGTGCATATCTAAGGAGGGCAAAAATTATTGCACCAAACCCTATGATTAGCAAAAATATATAATGTCTGATGAAATAAGAGAGTCCTAATACAATTCGAGTAAGAAAAGGTAATTCTGCTCCAAATCCAGCAAATAATTGAGCGTAAGTAGGGATTATAAAAGTGACCATAAAAAACGCTGCCCCTATTGCAACCGTAAATATAACAACTGGATAAGCAAGCGCACTCCTTATCTTACCTTTAAGTGCCTGTGCTTTTTCAAGGTACTCTGCCACTCTTGTAAGTGTCTGATCCAGTACCCCACCAGCCTCTCCCGCTTTTACCATTGAGACATAAAGTGAATCAAAAACTTGCTTATGCCTTGCAAGTGCATCTGTTAAATTGCTTCCAGTTTCAACATCTCTTGTAATTCTGAGAATAATATCACGGAATGCTTTATTTTGCATTTGTTCGCTAAGAATCTCAAGCGATCTAACTATGGGGACACCTGCTTTCACCATAACTGCAAACTGGCGTGTAAAAAGCATGAGGTCTTTTGAAGATGCACCTCTCCGAAGTGTTAACCTAATGCCCTTGCCTTTCTCAGCCATTATTCTCCCTTTTCTTTCATTCGTTTAAGTTCTTCTGGTTCAGGGGATGCAAGTAAAGCATTTGACCATGATAAGACACCCTTCCTCACAAGTGAGATAAGCGACATATTCATTGTTTGCATTCCATATTTTTGCGATGTCTGGATTACTCCATAGAGTTCATGCACCCGATTATCTCTTATAAGCGCCCTTATTGCAGGAGTAACTACCATAATTTCTAATGCAAGTACTAACCCCCTTCCTGATGCTCTTGGTAATAATCGCTGTACAATTACTCCTTCAAGTGTAAGTGAAAGTTGTGTTCTTACCTGCCGCTGCTGATGCGGTGGGAATACATCTATTATCCTATTAACTGATTCTGTAGCTGAATCAGTATGAAGTGTAGATAGGACTAGATGCCCAGTCTCAGCAGCAGTGAGTGCAGACCCAATAGTCTCGAGGTCTCTCATTTCTCCCACAAGTATAACATCTGGGTCTTGTCTCAGCACATACTTAAGGGCACGTGCAAACGAGTGTGTATCTTGGCCTACTTCTCTTTGCTGTACTATTGCCCTTTTATGATTATGCACATATTCAATTGGGTCTTCTATTGTAATGATATGGCAGGCACGTTCAGTATTTATTTTATCAACCATTGCAGCAAGAGTAGTCGACTTTCCAGACCCAGTAGGACCGGTCACAAGGATTAACCCCCTCATTTTCTGCAACATTGAATCAATACTTGACGGTAGACCAAGTTCCCTGAGTGTAGGAATTTCAATTGGTATGCGTCTAAGTGCACATGTTACACTACCACGCTCAAAAAAAGTATTCCCTCTAAATCTTGAT encodes:
- a CDS encoding type IV pilus twitching motility protein PilT, with amino-acid sequence MISIHDLLKETVERDATDLHLTPGLPPEFRINQCLVSSGYEVLSPETCKELTYSLLTTEQKKKLEKDYEVDFAFSLEKISRFRGNTFFERGSVTCALRRIPIEIPTLRELGLPSSIDSMLQKMRGLILVTGPTGSGKSTTLAAMVDKINTERACHIITIEDPIEYVHNHKRAIVQQREVGQDTHSFARALKYVLRQDPDVILVGEMRDLETIGSALTAAETGHLVLSTLHTDSATESVNRIIDVFPPHQQRQVRTQLSLTLEGVIVQRLLPRASGRGLVLALEIMVVTPAIRALIRDNRVHELYGVIQTSQKYGMQTMNMSLISLVRKGVLSWSNALLASPEPEELKRMKEKGE
- a CDS encoding type II secretion system F family protein, whose amino-acid sequence is MAEKGKGIRLTLRRGASSKDLMLFTRQFAVMVKAGVPIVRSLEILSEQMQNKAFRDIILRITRDVETGSNLTDALARHKQVFDSLYVSMVKAGEAGGVLDQTLTRVAEYLEKAQALKGKIRSALAYPVVIFTVAIGAAFFMVTFIIPTYAQLFAGFGAELPFLTRIVLGLSYFIRHYIFLLIIGFGAIIFALLRYARSEAGRLKFDALKLGLPLFGPLVSKTAISRFSRTLSTLTTSGVPVLAGLEITANTSGNKVIENAVLKARESISGGKSIFEPLKESRVFPPLVTDLVRVGEESGSLGEMLEKVADFYDEEVDSAVTGLTSLIEPITIVFLGGVIGTLLISMYLPMFQIASVVR